The following are encoded together in the Thunnus albacares chromosome 7, fThuAlb1.1, whole genome shotgun sequence genome:
- the LOC122985116 gene encoding metallothionein A-like — translation MDPCECSKTGTCNCGVSCTCTNCSCTSCKKSCCSCCPSDCSKCASGCVCKGKTCDTSCCQ, via the exons ATGGACCCTTGCGAATGCTCCAAGA CTGGAACCTGCAACTGCGGAGTATCCTGCACTTGCACAAACTGCTCCTGCACCTCTTGCAAAAAGA GCTGCTGCTCATGCTGCCCATCCGACTGTAGCAAGTGCGCCTCTGGCTGCGTGTGCAAAGGAAAGACATGTGACACCAGTTGCTGTCAGTGA
- the LOC122985119 gene encoding metallothionein A-like, with protein sequence MNPCECSKTGTCNCGVSCTCTNCSCTSCKKSCCSCCPSDCSKCASGCVCKGKTCDTSCCQ encoded by the exons ATGAACCCTTGCGAATGCTCCAAGA CTGGAACCTGCAACTGCGGAGTATCCTGCACTTGCACAAACTGCTCCTGCACCTCTTGCAAAAAGA GCTGCTGCTCATGCTGCCCATCCGACTGTAGCAAGTGCGCCTCTGGTTGCGTGTGCAAAGGAAAGACATGTGACACCAGTTGCTGTCAGTGA
- the LOC122985105 gene encoding uncharacterized protein LOC122985105, with product MATPTASLTAITPAASPTAITPVASHTAITPAASHTAITPAASPTAITPAASHTAITPAASPTAITPVASHTAITPAASPTAITPVASHTAITPAASPTAITPVASHTAITPAASHTAVTPAASPTAVTSAASYTAPPAIHVSPSQSLAPSAARPPASTAVPQVTHPAPTAPMDMSLVTSNSNSHVSYQSPPLNTMSLSSTMDTDGSSPRTDLNPSLEASLDPAQWLNAGTPEVFYRRSRVEPLNRSPVSDFVIDHSEYEDEDGDEDDIIAVTFETNSPPSEEIDLAVILSTFQEHHLSEGLVSTICIRRKKLLESTIKAISRASFCWTHSPVIEFVGEDADDMGGPQREFFRLLMIEVQTSLGIFEGKAGQVFLSYDQAALDQRKYFKGGNLIAWSIAHGGPCIKALDPSLFQLMCGQEPQLEQFDWQVLPDPDVQSKVKTILQCKTAGDLTALQQDLGDWIAECGVPGIFNATVEDIPKIYAYVVKHYIFLRTAKMICQFTEGMNAFGKLWDLVTENWIAFLPLFTNMQEPLSKAAFKAIFSYNYSSRGTNHRDAEEDTIYSWEMVLNMIEDKVTELRFEDLLIFITGADEVPALGFPRKPSIDFYEQEAGQRRLPYASTCMMCLYLPRGVTQEDELHGMLFQATRESLGFGKV from the exons ATGGCCACACCCACTGCTTCATTGACAGCCATCACACCTGCAGCCTCACCCACTGCCATCACACCTGTAGCCTCACATACTGCCATCACACCTGCAGCCTCACATACTGCCATCACACCTGCAGCCTCACCCACTGCCATCACACCTGCAGCCTCACATACTGCCATCACACCTGCAGCCTCACCCACTGCCATCACACCTGTAGCCTCACATACTGCCATCACACCTGCAGCCTCACCCACTGCCATCACACCTGTAGCCTCACATACTGCCATCACACCTGCAGCCTCACCCACTGCCATCACACCTGTAGCCTCACATACTGCCATCACACCTGCAGCCTCACATACTGCCGTCACACCTGCAGCCTCACCCACTGCTGTCACATCTGCAGCCTCATACACTGCCCCCCCAGCCATTCATGTAAGTCCATCCCAGTCCCTTGCACCATCAGCCGCCAGACCGCCGGCCTCAACCGCTGTCCCACAGGTCACACACCCTGCTCCTACAGCACCTATGGACATGTCATTGGTCACATCTAATAGTAATTCTCATGTAAGTTACCAGTCCCCTCCCCTTAACACCATGTCCCTCTCTTCAACTATGGACACTGATGGAAGCTCACCAAGGACAGACTTGAACCCATCACTC GAGGCAAGTTTGGATCCTGCACAGTGGCTGAATGCTGGGACCCCAGAG GTCTTCTACAGAAGATCACGTGTGGAACCACTAAACAg gagtcCTGTCAGTGACTTTGTCATTGATCATTCTGAGtatgaggatgaggatgggGACGAGGACGACATTATTGCAGTTACTTTTGAAACCAACAGTCCTCCTTcg GAAGAAATTGATCTTGCTGTCATTTTGAGCACTTTTCAAGAGCATCACCTTTCTGAGGGCCTGGTATCCACCATTTGTATCAGGAGGAAAAAGCTTCTGGAGAGCACTATTAAAGCAATCTCCAGAGCCTCTTTCTGTTGGACCCATTCACCAGTCATTGAGTTTGTAGGAGAAGATGCAGATGATATGGGGGGACCACAGCGAGAGTTTTTCAG ACTCTTGATGATAGAGGTACAGACCTCTCTTGGCATTTTCGAGGGAAAGGCTGGCCAGGTCTTTCTTAGTTATGATCAAGCAGCATTAGACCAGcgtaaatattttaaaggcgGCAACCTTATCGCTTGGTCGATTGCACATGGAGGTCCGTGTATCAAAGCCTTGGATCCCAGCCTCTTCCAGCTGATGTGTGGCCAGGAGCCGCAACTGGAGCAGTTTGACTGGCAGGTGCTGCCTGACCCAGATGTGCAAAGCAAAGTCAAAACG ATCCTACAGTGCAAGACTGCTGGAGACCTGACTGCACTCCAGCAAGACTTGGGGGACTGGATTGCAGAGTGCGGAGTCCCAGGCATATTTAATGCCACAGTTGAAGACATACCAAAAATCTATGCGTATGTGGTGAAGCACTACATTTTTCTCAG GACGGCCAAAATGATATGCCAGTTCACAGAGGGAATGAATGCTTTTGGAAAGCTGTGGGACCTGGTCACGGAGAACTGGATTGCCTTTCTGCCTCTGTTCACCAACATGCAGGAACCTCTGTCGAAGGCAGCCTTCAAGGCCATCTTCAGTTACAATTACAGCAGTAGAGGAACCAACCATCGCGACGCAGAAGAGGACACTATCTACAGCTGGGAGATGGTTCTTAACATGATTGAAG ACAAAGTGACTGAACTAAGATTCGAAGACCTTCTGATTTTCATCACCGGAGCAGATGAAGTTCCTGCCCTGGGCTTTCCCAGGAAGCCCAGCATCGACTTCTACGAACAGGAAGCGGGCCAGCGCCGTTTGCCCTACGCCTCAACCTGCATGATGTGCTTGTACCTTCCAAGAGGCGTCACACAGGAGGACGAACTGCATGGGATGCTTTTCCAGGCCACAAGAGAGTCTTTGGGATTTGGAAAGGTGTAG